In the Mycolicibacter sp. MU0102 genome, one interval contains:
- a CDS encoding sulfurtransferase: MPVPADPAPALQSYAHPERLVTADWLAGNLGTPGLVVVESDEDVLLYDIGHIPTAVKIDWVTDLNDSPVRDYITGEQFADLMNRKGISRDDTVVIYGDKSNWWAAYALWVFTLFGHEDVRLLDGGRDLWVSSGRETTLDVPSKTTTGYPVVKRNDAPIRAYKDDVLANIGQVPLIDVRSPQEYTGERTHMPEYPEEGVLRGGHIPTAVSVPWSKAADDAGRFRKREELERLYDFLKPEDKPIAYCRIGERSSHTWFVLTHLLGLDDVRNYDGSWTEWGNTVRVPIVDGPEPGQLSGAPGSPAS, encoded by the coding sequence GTGCCAGTGCCTGCCGACCCCGCCCCCGCCCTGCAGTCCTACGCTCACCCGGAACGGTTGGTGACAGCCGACTGGCTGGCGGGCAATCTGGGCACACCCGGCCTCGTCGTGGTGGAGTCCGACGAGGATGTCTTGCTCTACGACATCGGCCACATTCCCACCGCGGTCAAGATCGACTGGGTCACCGATCTCAACGATTCCCCGGTCCGCGACTACATCACCGGCGAGCAGTTCGCCGACCTGATGAACCGCAAGGGCATCTCGCGCGACGACACCGTGGTGATCTACGGCGACAAGTCCAACTGGTGGGCCGCGTACGCGCTGTGGGTGTTCACCCTGTTCGGACACGAAGACGTGCGGCTACTCGACGGCGGGCGCGACCTCTGGGTGTCCTCGGGCCGCGAGACCACCCTGGACGTGCCGTCGAAGACCACGACCGGCTACCCCGTCGTCAAGCGCAACGACGCCCCCATCCGGGCCTACAAGGACGACGTGCTGGCCAACATCGGCCAGGTGCCGCTGATCGACGTTCGCTCGCCGCAGGAGTACACCGGCGAGCGCACCCACATGCCGGAATACCCGGAGGAGGGTGTGCTGCGCGGCGGCCACATCCCCACTGCGGTCTCCGTGCCGTGGAGCAAGGCGGCCGACGACGCCGGCCGGTTCCGCAAGCGCGAGGAATTGGAACGGCTCTACGATTTCCTCAAGCCCGAGGACAAGCCGATCGCCTACTGCCGCATCGGAGAACGCTCCAGCCACACCTGGTTCGTTCTGACCCACCTGCTCGGTCTCGACGATGTCCGCAACTACGACGGGTCCTGGACCGAGTGGGGCAACACCGTGCGGGTGCCCATCGTCGACGGCCCCGAACCCGGACAGCTGTCCGGAGCCCCGGGGAGCCCCGCCAGCTGA
- a CDS encoding SufE family protein, which yields MSLPEGLAQVVSDFAEVEGQDKLRLLIEFADELPDLPAELTESAMEPVPECQSPLFMHVDAADPQRVRLYFSAPVEAPTTRGFASIWAAGLDGEPADVILGVPEDFASRLGLATLISPLRLRGMSAMLTRIKRHLRAA from the coding sequence ATGAGCCTGCCGGAGGGACTGGCGCAGGTGGTTTCCGACTTCGCCGAGGTCGAAGGCCAGGACAAGCTCAGGCTGCTGATCGAATTCGCAGACGAACTGCCCGATCTGCCCGCTGAGCTGACCGAATCCGCCATGGAACCGGTACCGGAGTGCCAGTCGCCGTTGTTCATGCATGTCGATGCCGCCGACCCGCAGCGGGTGCGGCTGTATTTCAGCGCGCCAGTAGAGGCGCCGACCACGCGCGGCTTCGCATCGATCTGGGCGGCCGGCCTCGACGGCGAACCGGCCGACGTCATCCTCGGCGTGCCGGAGGATTTCGCGTCTCGGCTTGGGTTGGCCACCCTGATCAGCCCGCTGCGGCTGCGCGGTATGTCGGCCATGTTGACCCGCATCAAGCGGCATTTACGCGCCGCGTAA
- a CDS encoding acetyl/propionyl/methylcrotonyl-CoA carboxylase subunit alpha, whose translation MANHASSKISKVLVANRGEIAVRVIRAARDAGLASVAVYAEPDADAPHVRLADEAFALGGQTSAESYLVFEKILDAAAQSGANAIHPGYGFLSENADFAQAVIDAGLIWIGPSPQSIRDLGDKVTARHIAARAKAPLVPGTPDPVKDADEVVAFAKEYGVPVAIKAAFGGGGRGMKVARTLEEIPELFESATREAIAAFGRGECFVERYLDKPRHVEAQVIADQHGNVVVAGTRDCSLQRRFQKLVEEAPAPFLTDAQRKEIHESAKRICKEAGYYGAGTVEYLVGQDGLISFLEVNTRLQVEHPVTEETSGIDLVREQFRIANGETLDLTEDPEPRGHSIEFRINGEDAGRGFLPAPGPVTRFDPPTGPGIRMDSGVETGSVIGGQFDSMLAKLIVTGATRTEALERARRALDEFHVEGLATVIPFDRVVVRDPAFVGDENGFTVHTRWIETEFENNIEPFTGGEPLDDEDVQPRQKVVVEVGGRRLEVSLPGDLALGGGGAGGAAGAIRKKPKARKRGAHGGAAASGDAVTAPMQGTVVKVAVEEGQEVAAGDLVVVLEAMKMENPVTAHKDGVITGLSAEAGSAITQGTVLCEIK comes from the coding sequence GTGGCGAACCATGCCAGCTCGAAGATCTCCAAGGTGCTCGTCGCCAACCGCGGGGAGATCGCCGTTCGAGTGATCCGCGCCGCGCGCGACGCCGGATTGGCCAGCGTGGCCGTGTACGCCGAGCCCGACGCCGACGCTCCGCACGTCCGCCTTGCCGATGAGGCGTTCGCCCTGGGCGGGCAGACCTCGGCCGAGTCCTACTTGGTGTTCGAGAAGATCCTCGACGCCGCGGCCCAGTCGGGCGCCAACGCGATTCACCCCGGGTATGGCTTCCTCTCCGAGAACGCCGACTTCGCCCAGGCCGTGATCGACGCCGGGCTGATCTGGATCGGGCCGAGCCCGCAGTCGATCCGCGACCTCGGCGACAAGGTCACCGCGCGCCACATCGCTGCCCGCGCCAAGGCTCCCCTGGTGCCCGGCACCCCGGACCCGGTCAAGGACGCCGACGAGGTCGTGGCGTTCGCCAAGGAGTACGGCGTACCGGTGGCGATCAAGGCCGCGTTCGGTGGCGGCGGTCGCGGCATGAAGGTGGCGCGCACCCTCGAAGAGATTCCCGAGCTGTTCGAGTCGGCCACCCGTGAGGCGATTGCGGCCTTCGGTCGCGGCGAGTGCTTCGTGGAGCGCTACCTGGACAAGCCGCGCCACGTCGAGGCCCAGGTCATCGCCGACCAGCACGGCAACGTCGTCGTCGCGGGAACCCGCGACTGCTCGCTGCAGCGCCGCTTCCAGAAGCTGGTCGAGGAGGCCCCGGCGCCGTTCCTGACCGACGCACAGCGCAAGGAGATCCACGAGTCCGCCAAGCGGATCTGCAAGGAGGCCGGCTACTACGGCGCCGGGACCGTGGAGTACCTGGTCGGCCAGGACGGCCTGATCAGCTTCCTGGAGGTCAACACCCGTCTGCAGGTGGAACACCCGGTCACCGAGGAGACCTCGGGCATCGACCTGGTGCGTGAGCAGTTCCGGATCGCCAACGGCGAGACGCTCGACCTCACCGAGGACCCCGAGCCGCGCGGCCACTCGATCGAGTTCCGCATCAACGGCGAGGACGCCGGTCGCGGCTTCCTGCCCGCCCCCGGCCCGGTCACCCGCTTCGACCCGCCGACCGGCCCCGGCATCCGGATGGACTCCGGCGTGGAGACCGGTTCGGTGATCGGCGGCCAGTTCGACTCGATGCTGGCCAAGCTGATCGTCACCGGCGCGACCCGCACCGAAGCCCTCGAGCGTGCCCGGCGCGCCCTGGACGAGTTCCACGTCGAGGGTCTGGCCACGGTCATCCCGTTCGACCGTGTGGTGGTTCGCGACCCGGCGTTCGTCGGCGACGAGAACGGCTTCACGGTTCACACCCGCTGGATCGAGACCGAGTTCGAGAACAACATCGAGCCCTTCACCGGCGGTGAGCCCCTCGACGACGAGGACGTGCAGCCGCGGCAGAAGGTGGTCGTCGAGGTCGGCGGCCGGCGCCTGGAGGTGTCGCTGCCGGGTGACCTGGCGCTGGGCGGCGGCGGAGCCGGCGGCGCCGCTGGAGCCATCCGGAAGAAGCCCAAGGCCCGCAAGCGTGGCGCGCACGGCGGCGCGGCGGCGTCCGGTGACGCTGTCACCGCACCGATGCAGGGCACCGTGGTGAAGGTGGCCGTCGAGGAGGGCCAGGAGGTCGCCGCCGGTGACCTGGTCGTCGTCCTGGAGGCCATGAAGATGGAGAACCCGGTCACCGCGCACAAGGACGGTGTCATCACCGGTCTGTCGGCCGAGGCCGGATCGGCCATCACGCAGGGCACCGTGCTCTGCGAGATCAAGTAA
- a CDS encoding TIGR03557 family F420-dependent LLM class oxidoreductase, with translation MTRFGYTLMTEQSGPAELVGYAVAAEERGFDFAVCSDHFSPWLVSQGHAPNAWALLGAVAHATQDIGLYSYVTCPTMRYHPAIVAQQAATVQILAEGRFTLGLGSGENLNEHIVTGAGWPNVVRRQAMLGEAIKIIRELLMGETVDHHGDYFQVDQARLWDLPDIPVALAVAMSGPKGVDRFAAAADHLIAVQPDRDLVQSWHAARQAAGLAGGRIIGQLPVCWDPDRDKAIQRAHRQFRWFGGGWSVNSELPTPAAFAAATRYVQPRDVAGAIPCGPELDPIVDAVGAYRDAGFTDIALIQIGGEDQEAFLKEAAEPLLAALRDAP, from the coding sequence ATGACACGCTTCGGCTACACCCTGATGACCGAGCAGAGCGGGCCCGCAGAGCTGGTCGGCTACGCCGTTGCCGCCGAGGAACGCGGTTTCGACTTCGCGGTGTGCAGCGATCATTTCTCGCCGTGGCTGGTGTCGCAGGGCCACGCTCCCAACGCGTGGGCGCTGCTGGGCGCGGTCGCGCACGCCACGCAGGACATAGGTCTCTACAGCTACGTGACCTGCCCGACGATGCGCTACCACCCAGCGATCGTGGCCCAGCAGGCTGCCACCGTGCAGATTTTGGCCGAGGGCCGGTTCACCTTGGGGCTGGGCAGCGGGGAGAACCTCAACGAGCACATCGTGACGGGAGCGGGGTGGCCCAACGTAGTGCGCAGGCAGGCCATGCTCGGTGAAGCCATCAAGATCATCCGCGAGCTGCTGATGGGGGAGACGGTCGACCACCACGGCGACTATTTCCAAGTCGACCAGGCGCGGCTATGGGACCTGCCGGACATCCCGGTCGCGTTGGCCGTGGCCATGTCGGGGCCCAAGGGCGTGGACAGATTCGCCGCGGCCGCCGATCACCTGATCGCGGTGCAGCCCGACCGCGATCTGGTCCAGTCCTGGCACGCCGCACGGCAGGCGGCCGGATTGGCGGGTGGCCGCATCATCGGGCAGCTACCGGTGTGCTGGGATCCCGACCGGGATAAGGCAATACAGCGCGCCCACCGACAGTTCCGCTGGTTCGGCGGCGGCTGGTCGGTCAACTCTGAGCTGCCGACACCGGCGGCGTTCGCGGCCGCCACCCGCTACGTGCAGCCGCGCGACGTCGCCGGGGCCATACCCTGCGGGCCGGAACTGGATCCGATCGTCGATGCGGTCGGCGCCTACCGAGACGCTGGCTTCACCGACATCGCGCTGATCCAGATCGGTGGGGAGGACCAGGAGGCTTTCCTCAAGGAGGCCGCAGAGCCGCTGCTGGCGGCACTGCGCGACGCACCGTAA
- a CDS encoding iron-containing redox enzyme family protein: MSTATIHTEPRLPAACGPLSATVCSLLRRPAGTVPELIPPTTGADPYGRDLQLALYVCYELHYRGFADVDPGWEWDVTLLGLRTQLECAFLDRVRRDVGVIPPHATADAEMEAAASEPVHGAGPSWFLRDHGTWEQAREYFVHRSLYHLKEGDPHAWIIPRLTGQAKASFVAVEFDEYGAGRGPRVHQQLFADLLTAAGLDAGYLAYLDVVPAESLAVVNLMSLFGLHRRWRGAAAGHFAATEITSPPGSSRLVAALRRMGAPEPCVVFYAEHVEADAVHEQVVRNDVIGNLLEGNPHLETDVVFGIRALAAVENRLSDVMLSAWSAGRSSLLTT, from the coding sequence GTGTCCACCGCAACGATCCACACCGAACCCCGCCTGCCCGCCGCGTGCGGGCCGTTGTCCGCGACGGTGTGCAGCCTCTTGCGTCGGCCTGCCGGCACGGTCCCCGAGCTCATCCCCCCGACCACCGGCGCCGACCCGTACGGCCGCGACCTGCAACTGGCGCTCTACGTCTGCTACGAGTTGCATTACCGCGGATTCGCCGATGTTGACCCCGGTTGGGAGTGGGACGTCACGCTGTTGGGACTACGCACGCAACTCGAATGCGCGTTCCTCGACCGCGTGCGTCGCGATGTCGGGGTGATACCGCCACATGCGACGGCCGATGCGGAAATGGAGGCCGCGGCATCCGAGCCCGTGCACGGCGCCGGACCGTCGTGGTTCCTGCGTGATCACGGCACCTGGGAGCAGGCCCGGGAGTACTTCGTCCACCGATCGCTCTATCACCTCAAGGAGGGCGATCCGCACGCCTGGATCATCCCGCGCCTGACCGGCCAGGCCAAGGCGTCGTTTGTCGCGGTCGAGTTCGACGAGTACGGCGCGGGGCGGGGTCCGCGGGTGCATCAGCAGCTCTTCGCCGACCTGCTCACCGCGGCTGGGCTGGATGCCGGTTACCTCGCCTACCTCGATGTTGTCCCTGCCGAGTCGCTGGCGGTGGTGAATCTGATGTCGCTGTTCGGGTTGCATCGCCGGTGGCGGGGTGCGGCCGCCGGGCACTTCGCGGCGACCGAGATCACTTCACCTCCGGGCTCGAGCCGGCTGGTCGCGGCGCTGCGGCGGATGGGTGCGCCGGAGCCGTGCGTGGTGTTCTACGCCGAGCACGTCGAGGCCGACGCGGTACACGAACAGGTGGTCCGCAATGACGTGATCGGCAACCTGCTGGAAGGCAATCCGCATTTGGAGACGGATGTCGTATTCGGTATCCGAGCTCTCGCCGCTGTGGAAAATCGGCTCTCCGATGTCATGCTCTCGGCCTGGTCTGCGGGGCGTTCGTCGCTGCTCACAACGTGA
- a CDS encoding STAS domain-containing protein — MTISKVTQNAFATPATEATQVWRNHAAKFTVHWGRTGAVVAVNGEIDAANASPFADYAKRCAECCEWLVVDLSELTFIGTTGFSALQSISAQCSSAQTNLKVVPSPALTTLLRICDPHSRLPLVDSLTDALAEVQRSGRPLRLVP, encoded by the coding sequence ATGACGATCAGCAAGGTTACTCAGAACGCATTCGCCACTCCTGCAACGGAAGCCACCCAAGTTTGGCGCAATCACGCCGCCAAGTTCACGGTTCATTGGGGTCGCACCGGAGCCGTCGTTGCCGTCAATGGCGAGATCGACGCGGCGAACGCCAGCCCATTCGCGGACTACGCCAAACGCTGCGCCGAGTGCTGCGAGTGGCTGGTGGTGGATCTCTCTGAACTGACATTCATTGGGACCACCGGGTTTTCAGCTCTTCAGTCGATCAGCGCGCAGTGTTCCAGCGCGCAGACCAACCTGAAGGTGGTGCCGAGTCCCGCGCTGACCACCTTGTTGCGGATCTGCGATCCGCACTCGCGACTTCCGCTGGTGGACTCGCTGACAGACGCGTTGGCCGAGGTGCAGCGGTCTGGTCGGCCGCTGCGCCTAGTGCCGTGA
- a CDS encoding catalase — translation MATEDRDGKQRQLDDYRVDRQSGYLTTQQGVRVDHTDDALTVGERGPTLLEDFHAREKITHFDHERIPERVVHARGAGAYGYFEPYDDSLAQYTAARFLTTPGTRTPVFVRFSTVAGSRGSADTVRDVRGFATKFYTEAGNYDLVGNNFPVFFIQDGIKFPDFVHAVKPEPDNEIPQAQSAHDTLWDFVSLQPETLHAIMWLMSDRALPRSYRMMQGFGVHTFRLVNTSGEGTFVKFHWKPKLGVHSLIWDECQKIAGKDPDFNRRDLWDAIEAGQFPEWELGVQLVAEADEFKFDFDLLDATKIIPEEQVPVRPVGKMVLNRNPENFFAETEQVAFHTANVVPGIDFTNDPLLQFRNFSYLDTQLIRLGGPNFAQLPVNRPVAQVRNNQHDGYSQHAIPQGKSSYFKNSLGGGCPALADEGVFRHYTEKLDGAKIRKRAASFENHYGQARMFYRSMTEPEAKHIVAAYAFELGKCEHVEIRQRALEQLNMVDHDLARRVAEKLGLATPDEQSLDEVVLSPALSQLSDAGTPAGEDAPGIESRKIAVLAADGVDVVGVERFVAAMRERGAIAEVLAPIAGGELDGGSGGRLSVDRAFTTMASVLYDAVVVPCGPDAVQALSGDGYAVHFVTEAYKHLKVIGAFGAGVKLLPKAGIAEQPAEDTGVVVATGVVTTTAAADDLDDEFFDAFAAALAEHRAWSRAADAVPA, via the coding sequence GTGGCTACCGAGGACCGTGACGGCAAGCAGCGACAACTCGACGATTACCGGGTCGACCGGCAGTCCGGATACCTCACGACTCAGCAGGGGGTGCGCGTCGACCACACCGACGACGCGCTGACTGTCGGTGAGCGTGGGCCGACGCTGCTGGAGGACTTCCACGCCCGGGAGAAGATCACCCACTTCGATCACGAGCGGATTCCCGAACGCGTGGTGCATGCCCGCGGGGCGGGCGCCTACGGCTACTTCGAGCCCTATGACGACTCGCTTGCGCAGTACACCGCGGCACGCTTTCTGACCACACCGGGCACCAGGACGCCGGTGTTCGTGCGGTTCTCCACCGTGGCCGGCTCGCGCGGTTCGGCCGACACCGTGCGTGACGTACGCGGATTCGCCACCAAGTTCTACACCGAGGCGGGCAACTATGACCTGGTGGGCAACAACTTTCCGGTGTTCTTCATTCAGGACGGCATCAAGTTCCCTGACTTCGTGCATGCGGTCAAACCCGAGCCGGACAACGAGATTCCCCAGGCCCAGTCCGCTCACGACACACTGTGGGACTTCGTGTCGCTGCAGCCCGAGACGCTGCACGCCATCATGTGGCTGATGTCGGACCGCGCTCTGCCGCGCAGCTACCGGATGATGCAGGGCTTCGGCGTGCACACCTTCCGCTTGGTGAACACAAGCGGCGAGGGAACGTTCGTGAAATTCCACTGGAAGCCGAAGCTGGGCGTGCATTCGCTGATCTGGGACGAATGCCAGAAGATCGCCGGTAAAGACCCCGACTTCAACCGGCGCGATCTGTGGGACGCCATCGAGGCCGGTCAATTCCCGGAATGGGAACTTGGAGTCCAGCTGGTCGCCGAAGCCGACGAGTTCAAGTTCGACTTCGACCTGCTGGACGCCACCAAAATCATTCCCGAAGAACAGGTTCCGGTACGCCCGGTCGGCAAGATGGTGCTCAATCGCAACCCGGAGAACTTCTTCGCCGAAACCGAGCAGGTGGCGTTCCACACGGCCAACGTCGTGCCGGGAATCGACTTCACCAACGACCCGCTGCTGCAGTTCCGCAACTTCTCCTACCTGGACACGCAGTTGATCCGGCTCGGCGGCCCGAACTTCGCTCAGCTGCCGGTCAACCGGCCGGTGGCGCAGGTGCGCAACAACCAGCACGACGGCTACAGCCAACATGCGATTCCGCAGGGGAAGTCCAGCTACTTCAAGAACTCGTTGGGTGGTGGCTGCCCAGCTTTGGCGGACGAGGGCGTGTTCCGGCACTACACCGAGAAGCTGGACGGGGCCAAGATCCGCAAGCGTGCCGCGAGCTTCGAGAACCACTACGGCCAGGCGCGGATGTTCTACCGCAGCATGACCGAGCCCGAGGCGAAGCACATCGTCGCCGCCTACGCCTTTGAACTGGGGAAATGCGAACACGTCGAGATTCGGCAGCGCGCCCTCGAACAGCTGAACATGGTGGACCACGATCTGGCGCGCCGCGTGGCCGAGAAACTGGGCCTGGCCACCCCCGACGAGCAGTCCCTCGACGAGGTGGTGCTCTCACCGGCGCTCTCGCAGTTGAGCGATGCCGGTACCCCCGCTGGCGAAGATGCGCCCGGCATCGAAAGCCGCAAGATCGCTGTGCTGGCCGCCGACGGTGTGGACGTGGTGGGCGTGGAACGGTTCGTCGCGGCGATGCGGGAACGCGGCGCGATCGCCGAAGTGCTGGCGCCTATCGCCGGCGGCGAATTGGACGGTGGCTCCGGCGGCCGGTTGAGTGTCGACCGGGCCTTCACGACGATGGCCTCGGTGCTCTACGACGCAGTGGTGGTGCCGTGCGGGCCGGACGCCGTGCAGGCATTGTCGGGCGACGGGTATGCGGTGCACTTCGTCACGGAGGCCTACAAGCACCTCAAGGTCATCGGGGCGTTCGGTGCCGGCGTCAAACTGTTGCCCAAGGCCGGTATCGCCGAGCAACCGGCCGAAGACACCGGGGTCGTCGTCGCCACCGGTGTGGTGACGACGACGGCCGCGGCTGATGACTTGGATGACGAGTTCTTCGACGCATTCGCCGCTGCACTCGCCGAGCACCGCGCTTGGAGTCGCGCTGCCGACGCGGTTCCTGCCTAG
- a CDS encoding HAD family hydrolase, translated as MSTQSAVLFDVDGTLVDSNYLHVHAWRRAFAELHHEVESWRIHRAIGMDGSELVRLLSDDAPDDVRRRLEDLHSQYYLQSSDLLAPLPGARKLLEHIVALDLPVVLATSAPENELAVLRKVLGCDDLVAAVTSSADVDVAKPNPDIIGIALDRVGATAERAVFVGDAVWDAQACVRAGVPSIGLLSGGVSRAELETAGAALVFDNAEDLLAHLDQTPIAGLADGRG; from the coding sequence GTGAGCACCCAATCGGCCGTGTTGTTCGACGTCGACGGCACCCTGGTCGATTCCAACTATCTGCACGTGCACGCCTGGCGGCGCGCGTTCGCCGAGCTACACCACGAGGTGGAGTCGTGGCGGATCCACCGCGCCATCGGAATGGACGGATCGGAGTTGGTGCGCCTGCTGTCCGACGACGCACCCGACGACGTCCGCCGGCGCCTGGAAGACCTGCACTCGCAGTACTACCTGCAGTCATCGGACTTGCTGGCGCCGCTACCGGGCGCACGCAAGCTGTTGGAACACATAGTCGCTCTTGATCTTCCGGTGGTGCTGGCCACCTCGGCACCCGAGAACGAGTTGGCGGTGCTGCGCAAGGTGCTCGGCTGCGACGACCTTGTCGCGGCGGTCACCTCCTCGGCCGACGTCGATGTCGCGAAGCCGAATCCGGACATCATCGGGATAGCACTCGACCGGGTCGGCGCAACGGCGGAGCGCGCCGTCTTCGTGGGCGACGCGGTCTGGGATGCCCAGGCGTGCGTGCGCGCCGGGGTGCCCAGCATCGGCCTGCTCAGCGGCGGCGTCTCGCGCGCCGAATTGGAAACGGCCGGTGCAGCGTTAGTTTTCGACAACGCCGAGGATCTGCTGGCGCACCTGGATCAGACGCCGATCGCTGGTCTGGCCGACGGGCGGGGCTAG
- a CDS encoding ChaB family protein, translating to MPKTTKSGTVKRGELPSTLQRSGAKAQRTFAKAHDAAAKEYGSEQRAHRVAYAALKHSFEKVGDHWEPKKKPGPSDKRATGGGPNNSGPSAEGVDANASKQHLLGVARRLDIHGRSTMRKSELVTAIKKHNRRVRGK from the coding sequence ATGCCCAAGACGACGAAGAGCGGCACCGTCAAACGCGGCGAGCTGCCCAGTACGCTGCAGCGCTCAGGAGCGAAGGCGCAGCGCACTTTCGCCAAGGCGCACGACGCCGCCGCCAAGGAGTACGGCAGCGAGCAGCGTGCGCACCGGGTCGCATATGCCGCGCTCAAGCACAGTTTCGAAAAGGTCGGGGATCACTGGGAACCCAAGAAGAAGCCTGGCCCGTCGGACAAGCGCGCGACCGGCGGCGGCCCGAACAACTCCGGGCCGTCCGCAGAGGGCGTCGACGCCAACGCCAGCAAGCAGCATCTTCTGGGCGTCGCCCGCCGGCTGGACATTCACGGACGATCGACGATGCGGAAATCCGAACTGGTCACGGCGATCAAGAAACACAATCGCCGAGTCCGCGGCAAATAG
- a CDS encoding universal stress protein produces the protein MPSNTASAGIVVGVDGSSASRAAVRWGAQEAERRALPLTLVHAASTRLSPLMARWVVFGQHELPHRRVQRIVDDAVGVATDSSSDGAPAQLNTKVEFTDPVDALEDLSRQAELVVVGSSGRWRLRHLLFGSVGSELTPRCHCPLAVLNDDDLAMRQPSDASDAAAKIDPTGW, from the coding sequence ATGCCTTCGAATACTGCAAGTGCCGGAATCGTTGTCGGTGTCGATGGGTCGTCGGCATCGCGGGCTGCGGTGCGGTGGGGAGCCCAGGAGGCCGAACGCCGTGCCCTACCGCTGACCCTGGTACACGCGGCCTCAACCCGGTTGTCCCCGCTGATGGCCCGATGGGTCGTGTTCGGTCAACATGAGTTGCCGCACCGGCGCGTCCAACGGATTGTCGATGACGCCGTCGGAGTCGCAACCGACAGCTCTTCAGATGGCGCGCCCGCGCAGCTGAACACCAAAGTGGAGTTCACAGATCCGGTTGACGCGCTGGAGGATTTGTCCCGGCAAGCCGAGCTGGTTGTCGTCGGGTCGAGCGGCCGTTGGCGGTTGCGGCATCTCTTGTTCGGCTCGGTGGGCTCGGAGCTGACGCCGCGCTGCCACTGCCCACTGGCCGTCCTGAACGACGACGACCTGGCCATGCGGCAGCCCTCAGACGCCTCGGACGCCGCGGCAAAAATCGACCCGACGGGCTGGTGA
- a CDS encoding SDR family oxidoreductase, protein MTQTVVVTGASAGIGRAVAQLYGKRGANVALLARGEAGLRGAARDVEEAGGTALPIPTDVADPDAVAAAADRIEAEFGPIDTWINVAFASVFAPFTEIGPAEFKRVTEVCYLGFVYGTMAALDRMKPRDHGTVVQVGSALGERSIPLQSAYCGAKHAVNGFTESVRCELLHDGSKVNITLVQMPAVNTPQFSWVLSRLPRHPQPVPPIYQPQLVAKAVLRAADHPRRKQYWVGESTVATLLAQRFAAPLLDRYLARTGYDSQQTGERVDGDKPYNLWEPLDERPGSDHGARGAFDDSSHAHSPQIWAARHAGLVAGAATALGMAGAGVLAARRPR, encoded by the coding sequence ATGACACAGACCGTCGTCGTCACCGGAGCCAGCGCCGGGATCGGCCGGGCCGTTGCACAGTTGTACGGCAAACGCGGCGCCAATGTCGCCCTGCTCGCGCGCGGTGAGGCAGGCCTGCGCGGCGCGGCGCGTGATGTCGAAGAGGCCGGGGGCACCGCGCTGCCCATTCCCACCGACGTCGCCGACCCCGACGCGGTGGCGGCCGCCGCCGATCGTATCGAGGCCGAGTTCGGGCCGATCGACACCTGGATCAACGTCGCCTTCGCATCGGTCTTCGCGCCGTTCACCGAGATCGGGCCCGCGGAGTTCAAACGTGTGACCGAGGTCTGCTATCTCGGCTTCGTCTACGGCACCATGGCGGCGTTGGACCGGATGAAGCCCCGCGACCACGGCACTGTTGTACAGGTGGGCTCAGCCCTGGGGGAGCGGTCGATCCCGTTGCAGTCGGCCTACTGCGGTGCCAAGCACGCCGTCAACGGCTTCACCGAATCGGTGCGTTGCGAGCTGCTGCACGACGGTTCGAAGGTCAACATCACGCTCGTTCAGATGCCGGCGGTCAATACCCCACAGTTCTCCTGGGTGCTGTCGCGGCTTCCCCGCCACCCGCAGCCGGTGCCGCCGATCTACCAGCCGCAGCTGGTGGCCAAGGCGGTGCTGCGGGCCGCCGACCATCCCCGGCGCAAGCAGTACTGGGTGGGCGAAAGCACCGTAGCCACCTTGCTGGCTCAGCGATTCGCCGCGCCATTGCTCGATCGCTATTTGGCCCGCACCGGCTACGACTCGCAGCAGACTGGCGAGCGCGTCGACGGCGACAAGCCGTACAACCTCTGGGAACCGCTCGACGAACGGCCGGGCAGCGACCACGGTGCGCGCGGGGCGTTCGACGACTCCTCGCACGCGCACAGCCCGCAGATCTGGGCGGCCCGTCACGCCGGATTGGTCGCCGGGGCCGCGACCGCGCTGGGGATGGCCGGAGCCGGCGTTCTGGCCGCACGCCGCCCGCGTTGA